From Osmerus mordax isolate fOsmMor3 chromosome 8, fOsmMor3.pri, whole genome shotgun sequence, a single genomic window includes:
- the LOC136947885 gene encoding sentrin-specific protease 6-like isoform X3, giving the protein MEESNSRQQQAPPEGKKSPTLRHFSADPLRTYENRPNSHSRTYNKRLNEAPLAVATPSPMPNRTNYLIVSPSPSQGVVLQGRHFQHANAHSPMRKPVQSFSPPQSSLDLKERNDFSTAGPQIQSVEVDSIILTCPEVPEDESLNIKRRLLLKRKPSDPKETCCSLQSPAKPVEPLCPSEYFTVCGKCGKRSEDHAKCQSCGHALSPESPCHAHLLPVQLASPAPRPPVRPQPQPSSPGPHSFQSGKSFYGAASTMRAPRMDVVPVRITRGNMLQPLNGRPSGLAATTSCCGARVSSKGKRSAAARQLELNDPIVLSSDDDEEEADNASTGSVNRLDSVSPRPADSAHSSPAPSGGKVEAAVKSSAEQEEITSDFFADIDTKISIPRRPCMKDQCGNHVPDDTTPRKKPKMALDSIILECRSVRVGTLRRMVTKPVIFSVDHIHLETEGPEVDALEKVSLRGSELTSCEWCSVRKLPVLFFQTTQEECLRLRTQLNMSREDGGLWYDCSGDQSDEKYIVLIFENGLLMHEQMILEDILVEIGRANNLTEFPTKLSFDEANIRLVNYNKATKEKEEKGKPAGKPPAPAPVRTRMATRQHASMFFGDEEDDMAELQPTFTGPIIKLMVYPPPPAKGGITVTNEDLHCLHDGEFLNDVIIDFYLKYLVLEKLKREEAQRSHVFSSFFYKRLNQRERRSLPDTTHLPIQKRKHNRVKTWTRHVDLFQKDFIFVPINESAHWYLAVICFPGLQGPQYEPNPMYQGPASAACSTQAPGPAPCPTPGPGLEDSFPDHCRPLSPERDDFLEPSDDPPANEALLEAHSNSNQPKGASASTEGGQEPPQTPGTRSNGQTEAQPQYTDGLHRISVTYGPGNGNNGSCAFSDDQSSCQDECSEDGGLADDSLNQESSGWTSRPTLCKQPCILIMDSLRGPARSTVVKTLREYLEVEWEARKGSQRSFGKDVMKGSSPRVPQQDNFSDCGVYILQYVESFFENPLPSFHLPVNLSEWFPQQRMKTKREEIKELIRKIQTQQELDKKEAAQGSATGSPQEQDRGREGGVDTGSEPSCQPLS; this is encoded by the exons ATGGAGGAGTCGAACAGCCGACAGCAACAGGCCCCTCCCGAGGGGAAGAAG TCGCCCACCCTCAGACACTTCTCAGCGGATCCTCTGAGAACCTATGAAAACAGGCCAAATAGTCACTCGAGGACGTACAACAAGAGGCTCAA CGAAGCGCCCCTCGCAGTAGCGACGCCGTCGCCGATGCCCAACAGAACCAACTATCTCATCGTCAGCCCCTCTCCGTCACAAGGGGTGGTCTTACAGGGGAGACACTTTCAGCACGCCAATGCCCACAGCCCGATGAGGAAGCCGGTCCAAAG TTTTTCACCACCCCAAAGCAGCCTTGACTTGAAGGAAAG GAACGACTTCTCCACAGCCGGCCCTCAGATCCAGTCAGTGGAGGTAGACAGCATAATCCTCACCTGTCCCGAAGTCCCAG AAGACGAGAGCCTGAACATCAAACGGCGCCTGCTGCTCAAGCGGAAGCCGTCAGACCCCAAGGAGACCTGCTGTAGCTTACAGTCTCCGGCCAAACCCGTCGAG CCCCTGTGCCCCAGCGAGTACTTCACGGTGTGCGGCAAGTGCGGCAAGCGCAGCGAGGACCACGCCAAGTGTCAAAGCTGCGGCCACGCCTTGAGCCCAGAGTCGCCCTGCcacgctcacctcctccctgtccagctGGCCTCGCCCgcccccagacccccagtccggccccagccccagccctcctccccgggCCCCCACAGCTTCCAGTCGGGGAAGAGCTTCTACGGCGCGGCCTCCACCATGAGGGCTCCACGCATGGACGTGGTGCCGGTCCGCATCACCCGGGGTAACATGCTGCAGCCCCTCAACGGGAGGCCCTCCGGGCTGGCCGCCACCACCAGCTGCTGCGGAGCCAGGGTCTCCAGCAAAGGGAAGAGGTCCGCGGCCGCCAGGCAGCTCGAGCTCAACGACCCCA TTGTCCTGTCCAGCGACGACGACGAGGAGGAAGCGGACAACGCCAGCACGGGAAGCGTGAACCGCCTGGACAGCGTGTCCCCGCGGCCCGCCGACTCGGCGCACTCCTCGCCGGCGCCCTCCGGCGGGAAGGTGGAGGCGGCGGTGAAGAGCAGCGCGGAGCAGGAGGAGATCACCTCCGACTTCTTCGCCGACATCGACACAAAAATCTCAATACCCAGGAGACCCTGCATGAAGGATCAG TGCGGCAACCACGTACCCGACGACACCACCCCGAGGAAAAAGCCCAAAATGGCGCTGGACAGCATCATCCTGGAGTGCCGGAGCGTGCGCGTCGGGACGCTCCGCAGGATGGTCACCAAGCCCGTCATC TTCTCCGTCGATCACATCCACCTGGAAACGGAAG GGCCTGAGGTGGACGCGCTGGAGAAGGTGAGCCTGCGGGGGTCGGAGCTGACCAGCTGCGAGTGGTGCAGCGTGAGGAAGCTGCCCGTGCTGTTCTTCCAGACCACCCAGGAGGAGTGCCTGCGGCTCCGCACGCAGCTCAACATGTCCCGGGAGGACGGCGGCCTGTGGTACGACTGCTCCGGGGACC agtccgaTGAGAAGTACATCGTCCTGATCTTCGAGAACGGGCTGCTGATGCACGAGCAGATGATCCTGGAGGACATCCTGGTGGAGATCGGCCGGGCCAACAACCTGACCGAGTTCCCCACCAAGCTCTCCTTCGACGAGGCCAACATCCGCCTGGTGAATTACAACAAAGCCaccaaggagaaggaggagaag GGCAAGCCAGCGGGCAAGCCCCCCGCCCCGGCGCCCGTACGCACGCGCATGGCCACGCGCCAGCACGCCAGCATGTTCTTCGGCGACGAGGAGGACGACATGGCGGAGCTCCAACCCACCTTCACCGGACCAATCATAAA GCTCATGGTGTACCCCCCTCCGCCAGCCAAGGGAGGCATCACTGTGACGAACGAAGACCTCCACTGCCTTCACGACGGAGAGTTCCTCAATGACGTCATCATCGACTTTTATTTAAA ATACTTGGTCTTGGAGAagttgaagagagaggaagctcAGAGGAGTCACGTGTTCAGCTCCTTCTTCTACAAGAGGCTCaaccagagggagaggaggagcctcCCTGACACCACTCACCTGCC GATACAGAAGAGAAAGCACAACCGCGTGAAGACATGGACCCGGCACGTGGATCTGTTCCAGAAAGACTTCATTTTTGTTCCCATCAACGAGTC AGCCCACTGGTACTTGGCAGTGATCTGCTTCCCCGGGCTGCAAGGCCCTCAGTATGAGCCCAACCCCATGTACCAGGGCCCGGCGTCAGCCGCATGCTCCACCCAAGCCCCAGGCCCGGCTCCATGCCCCACTCCAGGCCCGGGGCTGGAGGACAGCTTCCCGGATCACTGCAGGCCACTGTCCCCTGAGAGGGACGACTTCCTGGAGCCTTCTGATGACCCCCCTGCCAACGAGGCCTTATTGGAGGCTCACTCCAACAGCAACCAGCCAAAGGGGGCTTCGGCCTCTACCGAGGGGGGACAAGAGCCTCCGCAGACCCCCGGCACGAGGAGCAATGGACAGACTGAAGCCCAGCCACAATATACAG ATGGTTTGCACAGGATCAGTGTGACTTACGGACCGGGGAATGGGAACAATGGCAGCTGCGCCTTTTCTGACGACCAAAGCTCCTGTCAG gATGAGTGTAGTGAGGATGGTGGCCTTGCTGACGATTCTCTCAACCAGGAGAGCTCAGGGTGGACCTCCAGACCCACCTTGTGCAAACA GCCTTGTATTCTCATCATGGACTCTCTGCGTGGCCCTGCCAGATCCACTGTTGTGAAAACGTTGAGAGA gtACCTGGAGGTGGAATGGGAGGCGAGGAAAGGAAGCCAGCGGAGCTTTGGGAAGGACGTGATGAAGGGCTCGAGCCCTCGAGTGCCTCAGCAGGACAACTTCAGCGACTGTGGAGTGTACATCCTGCAGTATGTGGAAAGCTTCTTCGAG AATCCACTTCCTAGTTTTCATCTCCCCGTCAACCTGTCGGAGTGGTTCCCACAGCAACGGATGAAGACCAAGCGTGAGGAGATTAAGGAGCTCATCCGGAAGATCCAAACTCAACAGGAACTGGACAAGAAGGAGGCGGCCCAGGGCTCGGCCACGGGCTCCCCCCAGGAGCAGgaccgggggagggagggtggtgtggaCACTGGGTCAGAGCCCTCCTGCCAGCCCCTCAGTTGA